The following are encoded together in the Candidatus Angelobacter sp. genome:
- a CDS encoding peptidylprolyl isomerase: MKTRTTMLLLGALTFAWNYVDAADAAKENAPKPAAGGRQLFADDVLCKGKGVELKRSQLDEAFLQFKSNLNARGQTLPEAQREQVESQLLDRLVITRLLMNKATDGDKKKARAAADKFVADTKSQAGSEESFNRQLGVMNFTPAQFDAQVLEQSVCKEVIDRELKSRINITDNEAQKYYDEHGAEFDRPETVRAAHILLSTRDPGTGQELTDEKKKEKRQQMEKILERARKGEDFAALAREFSEDPGSKSKGGEYTFARAKDDPQHAMVAEFENAAFSLKTNEISGVVTTQFGYHIIKLYERTPAQKLAFAKVKDDLKDYLARQEVDKQLKGYLDKAKQEANLEYFNGAKPPMEPVGNPPAAPDKK, translated from the coding sequence GCCGATGCCGCGAAGGAAAACGCGCCGAAACCCGCTGCTGGTGGCAGGCAGTTGTTCGCGGACGACGTGCTTTGCAAGGGCAAGGGAGTCGAACTCAAACGAAGCCAGTTGGACGAAGCGTTCCTGCAATTCAAATCCAACCTCAACGCGCGCGGTCAGACCCTCCCCGAGGCGCAGCGCGAGCAGGTCGAATCCCAATTGCTCGACAGGCTGGTGATCACCCGGCTCCTCATGAACAAGGCGACCGACGGGGACAAAAAGAAAGCCAGGGCGGCCGCGGACAAGTTCGTGGCCGACACGAAGAGTCAAGCCGGTTCCGAGGAATCGTTCAACCGGCAGCTTGGCGTCATGAATTTCACACCTGCGCAATTTGACGCGCAGGTCTTGGAGCAGTCGGTCTGCAAGGAGGTCATTGATCGCGAGCTTAAAAGCAGAATCAACATCACCGACAACGAGGCGCAGAAGTACTACGACGAACACGGGGCGGAGTTTGACCGACCGGAAACGGTCCGCGCCGCGCATATTCTGCTTTCAACGCGTGATCCCGGCACCGGCCAGGAATTGACCGACGAAAAGAAAAAGGAGAAGAGGCAGCAGATGGAAAAAATCCTGGAGCGTGCCCGGAAGGGCGAGGACTTCGCCGCACTGGCGAGGGAGTTTTCGGAAGATCCCGGTTCGAAGAGCAAGGGCGGCGAATACACATTCGCACGGGCCAAGGACGACCCGCAACATGCGATGGTCGCCGAGTTCGAGAACGCGGCCTTCTCGCTCAAGACGAATGAAATCAGCGGTGTGGTCACGACACAATTCGGCTACCACATCATTAAATTGTACGAGAGAACGCCGGCCCAGAAGCTTGCGTTCGCCAAGGTGAAGGACGATCTCAAGGATTATCTTGCGCGCCAGGAAGTGGACAAACAGTTGAAGGGTTATCTGGACAAGGCGAAGCAGGAGGCGAACCTCGAATACTTCAACGGCGCGAAACCACCGATGGAGCCGGTCGGGAACCCACCAGCTGCCCCGGACAAGAAGTAG